One region of Bdellovibrio bacteriovorus genomic DNA includes:
- a CDS encoding tRNA (adenine(22)-N(1))-methyltransferase TrmK, translating into MQLIFDQLLPGQPVWDFCCDHGILGISAYRSGLFPEVYFVDQVAHIMDQLRARFSEKHFDELSTSRAEFFTSAGEDLDTVLKGNVVIAGVGTHTIFKILNSLHQKDLLQAQRVILCPQNYEDKLIGFLSEIPNFQYEFCNEHYEFVERGRARKLLILHKKSVMESV; encoded by the coding sequence ATGCAGCTTATTTTTGATCAGCTTCTTCCTGGACAACCTGTCTGGGACTTTTGCTGCGATCACGGCATTTTGGGAATCAGCGCCTATCGCAGCGGATTGTTTCCGGAAGTCTATTTCGTTGATCAAGTCGCACATATCATGGATCAATTGCGCGCTCGCTTCAGTGAAAAGCATTTTGACGAGCTGTCTACGAGCCGGGCTGAGTTCTTTACTTCCGCAGGTGAGGACTTAGACACGGTGCTTAAAGGCAATGTGGTCATAGCTGGCGTCGGCACGCACACTATTTTTAAAATCTTGAACTCACTTCATCAGAAAGATCTTTTGCAAGCGCAGCGAGTGATTCTGTGTCCGCAAAATTACGAAGATAAATTGATTGGTTTTCTCTCCGAAATCCCGAATTTTCAGTACGAATTCTGTAATGAACATTACGAATTTGTCGAACGCGGACGCGCCCGTAAACTGTTGATTTTACATAAAAAATCCGTAATGGAGTCCGTGTAA
- a CDS encoding hemagglutinin encodes MNIRNVEVTFITLCLSLCAILSGCIKADINHPDLVPTLKSTSPSYYTNNSSIKVKVQFNRPPTKIVDTEFKTENATIVSITQLDMFSYLVEMTPTAEGRVVLNLPEGAALDERGKKSFSSDDFEVYYDNSIPVTGTVNILPANVSPNPRPIIDGQTEPKAIVTLYNSITCSGDKLADTQADSVTGAFHFPLGNALTVEGPYSWSVLAEDAAGNTYCYPYPLPYVFDETEPSTPTISLPYAIQDSPAIVDVASCDDTNQVPDVYFQVAFTQDGASVPDFSDALWINCTAGNNYVPVTGAEGAHTLTMWVRDEAGNINQSNTVSFTLDTTTPSLTVPATVALDRNSSATELFDDSSVSSDEEGAGVYSLGTAAAPKCADYGSVSIDSATGALTYAPTAHYFNKNGSTDHNGGPCNIKVQFTDQVLPTGHVIEADVAVTVNFVDELPQITAWPGTNGTVAEKCGNKCFANAIFDLNFTANPGGAGFPDPQSLTCSATTADGYYVSVASCSVSGTSGTLSLQMGSAHASSTDTTLITLTVGDGITTVSKSFGVHVDNYVMSMYPALAVSRPLSCILCHANIQADIVMDFGISQANYSNANNILGFARINSSHMYHADNNVIGFTVTGSLYMPDITVTDKNFIKQTSGNPNGPAVNLRSFLLNPWNYYEPEADAQGTLLTDTDGFVKVAAAPTVMAAMPPVNGGITLKSAVKIRAPSDAEILALDASLSASDTEFVYKGPNSKPGLSGLEIHDYGYGEFVRNNGTIVCYGSIIISGTLYLKNPDIQTDDVGCSIYVAGNVFIETNRGTAINYVGGAASPTLQITSSRNLHMGIGLYDLAHIRNSNNAANDARKIVNDVNPSGLRDAGGTVASVKSNEDAGAWEYMTCPLRPEHAIYLDTHYVSNGNYTACDASVDPWKCAMAKEIFNNWTGTVSNYDYVPNVRNVYRPATNTLVDMVRAYESMCRVNGAYQMTNYSNYSWTWAGYWGEQPSKLGASTINSFRVSTVFDHLRVNAHNVHSRYYGEFRGSVISPYALFAVGNLVFRYDTRLNNVVPYPKLMVPNPIFDVQ; translated from the coding sequence ATGAATATTCGGAACGTTGAGGTAACATTCATAACTCTATGCCTATCACTTTGTGCGATCCTTTCAGGGTGCATCAAGGCCGATATCAATCATCCTGATTTAGTACCTACTTTAAAATCTACAAGCCCTTCTTACTATACTAATAACTCGTCGATAAAGGTGAAGGTGCAATTCAACCGTCCGCCGACAAAGATCGTCGATACTGAATTTAAAACTGAAAATGCCACCATTGTTAGCATCACTCAGCTAGACATGTTTTCGTATTTAGTTGAAATGACCCCGACCGCTGAAGGACGTGTAGTTTTAAATCTTCCTGAAGGTGCCGCTCTGGACGAAAGAGGTAAAAAGTCTTTCAGCTCCGACGACTTTGAAGTTTATTATGACAACTCCATCCCCGTAACTGGAACCGTCAATATTCTTCCCGCCAATGTCAGTCCCAATCCTCGCCCTATTATTGACGGTCAAACAGAGCCTAAAGCGATCGTGACTCTTTATAATTCTATCACGTGCTCTGGCGATAAGCTTGCCGACACCCAAGCCGACAGCGTCACCGGTGCCTTTCATTTTCCATTAGGAAACGCACTCACCGTCGAAGGGCCTTATTCTTGGAGTGTTCTTGCAGAAGATGCTGCCGGTAACACTTACTGCTATCCCTATCCTTTACCTTACGTCTTTGATGAAACGGAACCCTCAACGCCAACGATCAGTTTACCCTACGCGATCCAAGACAGCCCCGCCATCGTAGACGTCGCTTCTTGCGATGATACGAACCAAGTTCCCGACGTCTATTTTCAAGTGGCTTTCACTCAAGATGGTGCGAGCGTTCCCGATTTTTCCGATGCACTTTGGATAAATTGCACGGCTGGGAATAATTATGTTCCAGTCACTGGTGCCGAGGGAGCTCACACTTTGACGATGTGGGTTCGCGATGAAGCGGGAAATATAAATCAAAGCAACACCGTCAGCTTCACATTGGATACGACGACGCCAAGCCTGACTGTCCCGGCCACGGTTGCGTTGGATAGAAATAGTTCTGCGACGGAATTGTTTGATGATTCAAGCGTGAGTTCTGACGAAGAAGGCGCAGGTGTTTATTCCTTAGGGACAGCCGCAGCACCAAAATGCGCTGACTATGGCAGTGTTTCCATTGATTCCGCCACCGGAGCGTTAACGTATGCGCCTACGGCTCACTATTTTAATAAAAATGGATCCACCGATCACAATGGTGGTCCTTGCAACATCAAAGTGCAATTCACCGATCAGGTTCTTCCAACGGGACACGTTATTGAGGCCGATGTCGCTGTCACCGTGAACTTTGTCGACGAACTTCCCCAAATCACAGCTTGGCCGGGCACAAATGGCACTGTCGCTGAAAAATGCGGGAACAAATGTTTTGCCAACGCGATTTTTGATCTAAATTTCACGGCCAACCCGGGCGGGGCGGGTTTTCCTGATCCGCAATCTCTGACATGTTCTGCAACCACTGCCGATGGATATTACGTTTCCGTAGCAAGCTGTTCGGTGAGCGGTACGAGCGGAACTCTGTCATTACAAATGGGATCGGCTCACGCTTCTTCGACCGATACGACGTTAATCACTTTAACTGTTGGTGATGGTATCACGACAGTATCAAAATCTTTCGGAGTGCATGTTGATAACTACGTGATGAGCATGTATCCGGCACTCGCGGTCTCAAGACCTCTTTCTTGTATTTTGTGTCATGCGAATATTCAGGCGGATATCGTGATGGATTTTGGAATTTCCCAAGCCAATTACAGTAATGCGAATAACATTTTGGGATTTGCAAGAATCAACTCTTCCCACATGTATCACGCAGACAACAATGTTATCGGCTTCACGGTGACAGGCTCACTGTACATGCCTGACATCACTGTCACAGATAAAAACTTCATCAAACAAACTTCAGGAAATCCGAACGGGCCTGCCGTGAATCTTCGCAGCTTCCTCTTAAATCCTTGGAACTACTATGAGCCCGAGGCCGATGCGCAAGGCACGTTGCTAACGGACACAGATGGTTTTGTAAAGGTAGCCGCTGCTCCGACGGTGATGGCGGCCATGCCTCCGGTAAATGGCGGCATCACCTTGAAAAGTGCCGTGAAAATCCGCGCTCCATCCGACGCAGAGATATTAGCGTTGGATGCTTCCCTGTCTGCAAGTGACACGGAATTTGTCTATAAAGGTCCTAACTCGAAACCGGGATTAAGTGGTTTAGAAATACACGACTATGGCTATGGCGAATTCGTTAGAAACAATGGAACAATTGTTTGCTACGGCAGTATTATCATCAGTGGAACCTTGTACTTAAAAAATCCGGACATTCAAACTGACGATGTGGGCTGTTCAATCTATGTCGCAGGCAATGTCTTTATCGAAACAAATCGTGGCACCGCAATCAATTATGTCGGCGGAGCGGCTTCTCCGACTTTACAAATTACTTCTTCTCGCAACTTACACATGGGGATTGGACTTTACGACCTCGCCCATATTAGGAATTCCAATAACGCCGCAAACGACGCCCGAAAAATTGTGAACGACGTGAACCCTTCAGGCCTGCGCGATGCCGGTGGCACCGTGGCTTCAGTGAAAAGCAATGAAGATGCGGGCGCTTGGGAATATATGACGTGCCCTCTTCGTCCCGAACATGCCATCTATCTAGACACTCACTATGTATCGAACGGAAATTACACAGCTTGCGACGCTTCCGTAGATCCATGGAAGTGTGCGATGGCCAAGGAAATTTTCAACAATTGGACCGGCACGGTTTCAAACTACGATTATGTTCCTAATGTTAGAAACGTTTATCGTCCTGCAACCAATACGTTAGTGGACATGGTTCGCGCTTATGAAAGTATGTGCCGCGTGAATGGCGCCTACCAAATGACTAATTATTCAAATTACAGTTGGACGTGGGCCGGTTATTGGGGGGAACAACCTTCAAAATTGGGAGCCTCGACAATCAATTCTTTCCGTGTATCTACTGTCTTTGATCATCTGCGTGTGAACGCCCACAATGTGCACAGCCGTTACTATGGAGAATTCCGCGGTTCGGTAATCTCTCCTTATGCTTTATTTGCGGTGGGAAATCTGGTGTTTAGATATGACACTCGTCTTAACAACGTCGTGCCTTATCCAAAATTAATGGTTCCAAATCCGATCTTTGATGTGCAATAG
- a CDS encoding YheU family protein — MSYEENESRPPLEVPKEAISDEALRGIIENFIQREGTDYGREEVAFETKFNQIRKQIDKGDVKIVFDPNTESVGLMNTRDWQKLQKS; from the coding sequence ATGTCCTACGAAGAAAACGAATCACGTCCGCCTCTCGAAGTTCCTAAAGAAGCTATCAGCGATGAGGCTTTGCGCGGAATTATTGAAAACTTCATTCAGCGTGAAGGCACTGATTACGGCCGTGAAGAAGTCGCGTTCGAAACCAAATTCAATCAAATTAGAAAACAGATCGACAAAGGCGACGTGAAAATTGTTTTTGATCCCAACACCGAATCTGTAGGGCTGATGAACACTCGCGATTGGCAAAAACTGCAAAAGTCCTAA
- a CDS encoding glycosyltransferase family 9 protein, translating into MKKVLLIRLDKIGDLICTMCVDQVSFLKDRDVQWVISKGLGFVPDNADPKRKYLELSKDDWKTSLQSLRSFLKDFKPDVAVSFQAPWWVSYALWAENVPVRAGVKSQWHSFLFLNRGLRQRRSQAVQHESDYNLDLLLHAFRVNEEITQEKTPELKLVAPMNPELLAKHGLISGKYVVVHPGMAGSALNWPIAKYIEFIVEAKKNYQIVLTGTAADEPWLKEIKERFAGDTQVLSLQNQLKATELFTVLKNSKAVVVPSTGVAHMAASLGANVLGIYSPVRVQHPRRWAARGPHVRIFMPHSQDQDNVNPRCMDEISVEDLLKALSSL; encoded by the coding sequence GTGAAAAAGGTTCTTCTTATCCGACTTGATAAAATTGGCGACCTGATCTGCACCATGTGTGTTGATCAGGTTTCTTTTTTAAAAGACCGCGATGTTCAATGGGTGATTTCAAAAGGCCTAGGTTTTGTACCTGACAATGCAGATCCCAAAAGAAAGTACCTTGAGCTTTCCAAAGATGATTGGAAGACGTCCCTCCAGTCCTTACGTTCATTTCTAAAAGATTTTAAGCCCGACGTCGCCGTCAGCTTTCAGGCCCCGTGGTGGGTCAGCTATGCGCTTTGGGCTGAAAATGTTCCGGTGCGTGCCGGTGTTAAATCGCAGTGGCATAGTTTCTTATTTTTAAATCGTGGTCTGCGCCAACGCCGCAGCCAAGCTGTGCAGCACGAATCAGATTACAACTTGGACCTGCTTCTGCACGCCTTTCGCGTGAATGAAGAAATCACGCAAGAGAAAACTCCCGAATTAAAGCTTGTGGCACCCATGAATCCAGAGCTGTTAGCCAAACATGGATTGATCTCTGGGAAATACGTTGTCGTTCATCCGGGCATGGCAGGTTCGGCTTTAAATTGGCCGATTGCGAAGTACATCGAGTTCATTGTCGAAGCAAAGAAGAACTATCAAATCGTTCTGACGGGTACCGCGGCCGATGAGCCTTGGCTGAAAGAAATTAAAGAACGCTTCGCCGGCGACACACAAGTTTTATCCTTACAGAATCAACTGAAAGCGACAGAGCTTTTTACAGTTTTAAAAAATTCAAAAGCCGTTGTAGTTCCCAGTACGGGCGTTGCGCACATGGCAGCCTCTTTAGGGGCCAACGTTTTAGGTATTTACAGTCCAGTTCGCGTTCAACATCCTCGCCGTTGGGCTGCTAGAGGCCCTCATGTTCGCATCTTTATGCCTCACAGTCAGGATCAGGATAACGTCAATCCTCGCTGCATGGACGAGATTTCTGTCGAAGATTTGCTAAAAGCTTTGTCTTCGCTTTAA
- a CDS encoding M12 family metallopeptidase, giving the protein MSNRFLISLLIFILVLGAYLFSRRDDAIREQNAPPSEQQVLNKEENLQSLVNDSSAPAVSTQNPNENIPGSERQVEALPVTPSQKTPAELGAVRYRLEEGMAVADGDIILGQVEAGAPTTGLTKPLELQLWDSAEIPIYIQPDLENPQRVREALLFFANTPIRFVDYTDQEDVLVFQTGTKDCKSYLGKIGGKQPVWLAPNCAPAEIAHEIMHALGFIHEQNRTDRESFVQVLKENVEDGYLINFEIFPSSLMKVSGLAAFDYNSLMLYPSDTFAKPGTSQTLVSKDPGRQIAPLRNLSQSDIQRLYQAYGNR; this is encoded by the coding sequence TTGAGCAATCGCTTCTTAATCTCTCTTCTAATTTTTATTCTTGTTCTAGGCGCCTATTTATTTTCAAGGCGCGACGATGCCATTCGCGAACAAAATGCACCGCCTTCGGAACAGCAAGTTTTGAACAAAGAAGAAAATCTTCAGTCTTTAGTGAATGACTCGTCGGCTCCTGCAGTTTCGACACAAAATCCGAATGAAAATATTCCTGGAAGTGAAAGACAAGTCGAAGCTTTGCCAGTAACTCCGTCGCAAAAAACTCCGGCCGAACTGGGTGCAGTTCGCTATCGTCTTGAAGAGGGTATGGCTGTCGCGGACGGTGATATCATTTTAGGTCAGGTAGAGGCGGGGGCCCCAACGACGGGATTGACAAAGCCACTAGAGTTGCAACTTTGGGATTCGGCGGAAATTCCTATTTACATTCAGCCTGATTTAGAAAATCCACAGCGTGTGCGCGAAGCTTTACTGTTTTTTGCAAACACACCCATTCGATTTGTGGACTACACAGATCAAGAAGATGTTTTGGTTTTCCAAACGGGGACGAAAGATTGCAAAAGCTATTTGGGAAAAATCGGTGGAAAACAACCCGTATGGTTAGCTCCGAATTGCGCTCCCGCAGAAATAGCCCACGAGATTATGCATGCTCTGGGATTCATTCATGAACAGAACCGCACAGACCGCGAGTCTTTTGTGCAAGTTCTTAAAGAAAATGTCGAAGATGGGTATCTGATAAACTTTGAAATTTTTCCTTCAAGCCTTATGAAGGTGTCAGGCCTAGCGGCGTTTGATTACAACTCGTTGATGCTTTATCCGAGCGACACTTTTGCAAAGCCAGGGACGTCGCAGACGCTAGTATCGAAAGATCCGGGACGCCAGATTGCGCCTTTAAGAAATCTTTCTCAGTCAGATATTCAAAGACTTTATCAGGCTTACGGAAATCGTTAG
- the gcvT gene encoding glycine cleavage system aminomethyltransferase GcvT, with amino-acid sequence MKKTPLADIHVNSGGRMVDFAGWYMPVQYSGLREEHDNVRKNVGLFDVSHMGEVRVKGPKALETLEWLTTNDVAKLNDGEAQYSLLPNDQGGLVDDIIVYCLKKNEDYLVCVNASNKDKDFAWMTKNNKGADITDESDMWGQIAIQGPKALELCDRVFGFKVSEMKPFTLKSGQFQNFKIMVATTGYTGEKGCEVFVEAAGTGALWNHLLNEGKDLGAQPIGLGARDTLRTEMKYSLYGHEIDDTTNPYEAGLGWVIKPAKKDFIGKAIIVGKKEAGLQRNLVGFKMLEKGIPRQGYSLFSFDNKEIGKVTSGTHSPTLDEPIGIAYIDVAFAKEGTEFLLDIRGRKTKAVVCKTPFVQK; translated from the coding sequence ATGAAAAAGACTCCATTAGCAGATATCCACGTAAATTCGGGCGGCCGTATGGTCGACTTCGCAGGCTGGTATATGCCTGTTCAATATTCTGGCCTTCGTGAAGAGCACGACAATGTTCGTAAGAACGTAGGTCTTTTCGATGTGTCTCACATGGGCGAAGTTCGCGTGAAGGGACCGAAAGCTTTAGAAACTCTCGAGTGGCTGACAACGAATGATGTCGCAAAATTGAATGACGGAGAAGCGCAATATTCTCTTCTTCCGAATGATCAAGGCGGCTTGGTTGATGACATTATCGTTTATTGCTTGAAGAAAAACGAAGATTACTTGGTCTGTGTAAATGCCTCCAACAAAGACAAAGACTTCGCTTGGATGACGAAGAATAATAAAGGCGCTGACATCACTGATGAAAGCGATATGTGGGGTCAGATCGCGATTCAAGGTCCAAAAGCTTTGGAGCTTTGCGATCGCGTTTTCGGATTTAAAGTCAGTGAAATGAAGCCTTTCACTTTGAAATCCGGCCAATTCCAAAATTTCAAAATCATGGTCGCAACAACGGGCTACACGGGTGAAAAAGGCTGCGAGGTTTTTGTTGAAGCGGCAGGCACAGGCGCCCTTTGGAATCATCTTTTGAATGAAGGTAAAGACTTGGGAGCTCAACCTATTGGTTTGGGTGCTCGTGACACTCTTCGTACTGAAATGAAGTACTCTTTGTATGGTCATGAGATTGATGACACGACGAATCCATACGAGGCGGGTTTAGGCTGGGTTATTAAGCCAGCTAAAAAAGACTTTATCGGCAAAGCGATTATCGTGGGTAAAAAAGAGGCCGGCCTACAAAGAAATCTTGTGGGATTTAAGATGCTTGAGAAGGGCATCCCTCGTCAGGGTTACAGCCTATTTTCTTTTGACAACAAAGAAATCGGCAAGGTAACTAGTGGTACACATTCTCCGACTTTGGATGAACCTATCGGTATCGCCTACATCGACGTAGCTTTTGCAAAAGAAGGAACTGAGTTTCTTCTAGATATTCGCGGCCGTAAAACTAAAGCGGTGGTTTGTAAGACACCTTTTGTTCAGAAATAA
- the gcvH gene encoding glycine cleavage system protein GcvH encodes MAFHIPEDYYYTKEHEWAQVDENIVTVGITEFAQDQLGEVVYVELPEEGQKITQGQTFGVIESVKAVSDLYAPVSGTVIEVNTALSDDPSVLNDDPVNEGWLVRIEMDTEKELANLMRAPDYKKLISEK; translated from the coding sequence ATGGCATTTCACATCCCTGAAGACTACTATTACACAAAAGAACACGAGTGGGCTCAAGTTGACGAGAACATCGTGACTGTCGGTATCACTGAATTCGCTCAAGACCAATTGGGTGAAGTGGTTTACGTTGAGCTTCCAGAAGAAGGTCAAAAAATCACTCAAGGTCAAACTTTCGGCGTTATCGAGTCCGTTAAGGCTGTCAGCGACCTTTATGCCCCTGTTTCAGGCACTGTAATCGAAGTTAACACGGCTTTATCTGATGATCCGTCAGTTTTGAATGACGATCCAGTGAACGAAGGCTGGTTGGTTCGTATCGAAATGGATACTGAAAAAGAACTAGCAAACCTTATGAGAGCTCCTGACTACAAAAAATTGATCAGCGAGAAATAG
- a CDS encoding small ribosomal subunit Rsm22 family protein, giving the protein MQRQFTFPASFEESISKALASYKLSLQDSKALAKCVLALSDYFIHKPDDVTPWHESWAQVAYLCYYLPLNSTRLAGIIEEADRRNFFAGLERVVDFGAGLATASLSISQKHALQFQLVERASEPQKLIETYFPQFKAEEWQRTFSAPRLKDPKKTLAVFSYSLTELSDIPDWAYQCEALMLVEPSTQQDGRKLLQLRQKLLENGYHVWAPCTHEGPCPLLTQSKHDWCHDRVHFQAPEWFLKMEEQLPMKNRTLTMSYLLIRKTRPEVLAAARVVGDRLEEKGKDRQMICRGPEREFLAWMHKLKIQQEIPRGVLIKNPTEAQKVSNELRVSKEVEVLD; this is encoded by the coding sequence ATGCAAAGACAGTTTACATTTCCCGCTTCATTTGAAGAATCTATTTCCAAAGCTTTAGCGAGCTATAAATTGTCTTTGCAGGACTCTAAAGCCCTCGCAAAATGCGTTCTGGCTTTATCCGACTATTTCATTCATAAACCTGATGATGTCACTCCTTGGCATGAATCCTGGGCGCAAGTGGCTTATCTTTGTTATTACTTGCCTCTGAACTCGACTCGTCTTGCCGGTATTATCGAAGAGGCGGATAGAAGAAATTTCTTTGCCGGTCTAGAGCGTGTTGTTGATTTCGGCGCGGGACTTGCGACGGCCTCTTTAAGTATTTCACAAAAACATGCTCTGCAATTTCAACTTGTTGAGCGCGCGAGTGAACCTCAGAAACTTATCGAGACTTACTTCCCTCAATTCAAAGCCGAAGAATGGCAGCGCACCTTCAGTGCTCCCCGATTAAAAGATCCTAAAAAAACTTTGGCGGTCTTTTCTTATTCTTTGACTGAGCTTTCAGATATTCCGGATTGGGCTTATCAGTGCGAAGCCTTGATGTTGGTAGAACCTTCAACGCAACAAGATGGTCGAAAGCTATTACAACTTCGTCAGAAGCTTTTAGAAAACGGCTATCATGTCTGGGCGCCTTGCACGCATGAAGGACCTTGTCCGCTCTTGACTCAATCAAAACATGACTGGTGTCACGACCGCGTTCATTTTCAAGCTCCTGAGTGGTTTTTAAAAATGGAAGAACAGCTTCCAATGAAAAACCGCACGTTGACCATGAGCTATTTATTAATCAGAAAAACACGCCCCGAAGTGTTGGCGGCCGCTCGCGTTGTTGGCGACCGTTTAGAAGAAAAAGGCAAAGATCGTCAGATGATTTGCCGAGGTCCTGAGCGTGAGTTTCTAGCGTGGATGCACAAGCTTAAAATTCAGCAAGAAATCCCTCGCGGGGTCCTTATTAAAAATCCCACAGAGGCGCAGAAGGTCTCAAACGAACTGCGCGTTTCAAAAGAAGTTGAAGTTCTCGACTGA
- a CDS encoding DUF4423 domain-containing protein, with the protein MQDVNKNSDFRQFLEDELARRSQNYPRYSLRAFARHLEVDSSFLSKILNGKRTVTIRTIRMFGERLNLTPDELQRFGEVSREKKMKRKLERLLEKMPTEEREQSTISITVDENRLPEAKEKIKNFRKELAQFLDAGVAQGKTYQISVSLFPVSGFSND; encoded by the coding sequence ATGCAGGACGTAAATAAAAACTCGGATTTCCGACAATTCTTAGAAGATGAACTGGCTCGCCGTAGCCAAAACTATCCTCGTTACTCTCTCCGCGCGTTCGCGCGCCATTTGGAAGTGGACTCGTCATTCTTGTCCAAAATTCTAAATGGAAAAAGAACAGTAACTATCAGAACAATTCGCATGTTCGGGGAGCGTTTAAACCTTACTCCAGACGAGCTTCAACGTTTTGGTGAAGTTTCTCGTGAAAAGAAGATGAAGCGCAAGCTTGAGCGTCTTCTGGAGAAAATGCCTACTGAAGAGCGTGAGCAATCAACAATCTCTATCACTGTTGATGAAAACCGCTTGCCAGAAGCAAAAGAGAAAATCAAAAACTTCCGCAAAGAACTTGCTCAGTTTCTTGATGCGGGCGTAGCGCAAGGAAAGACATATCAAATTTCCGTATCGCTATTTCCTGTTTCAGGATTCAGCAACGACTAA